One segment of Rosa chinensis cultivar Old Blush chromosome 6, RchiOBHm-V2, whole genome shotgun sequence DNA contains the following:
- the LOC112174258 gene encoding desiccation-related protein PCC13-62 gives MSTNSNAFVFPLAFCLVGISQLLLCPGDAPNCDPNLIEASDRDRLQFALNLEFLETEFFLYAALGKGLDAISPNLTLGGPPPIGAQKANLDPLVRRIIEEFGYQEVGHIRSIIRKEGGFPRPLLDLSRQNFAKLMDRAVGFTLNPPFDPYANSLNYLLATYTIPYVGLVGYVGTIPYLKNMTSCRLAASLLGVESGQDSVTRTCLYQRAFEKVQPYNITVADFTNRISMLRNDLAMCGIKDEGIIVPEKLGAENRTSSNIISADPNSLSYARTPPEILRIVYASGNESLPGGFYPKGANGNIARRFLKIN, from the exons ATGAGTACTAATTCTAATGCCTTTGTTTTTCCTCTTGCTTTCTGTTTAGTTGGGATATCTCAGCTGCTGCTTTGCCCAGGTGATGCTCCCAACTGTGATCCCAATTTGATTGAAGCCAGTGATAGGGACAGGCTCCAATTTGCTTTGAACTTGGAATTCTTGGAGACCGAGTTTTTCTTGTATGCTGCTCTTGGCAAAGGTCTAGATGCTATCAGTCCAAATTTAACCCTAGGCGGCCCCCCTCCGATTGGTGCTCAGAAGGCGAATCTCGACCCTCTTGTTCGTCGTATCATCGAGGAATTCGGTTATCAAGAAGTTGGTCATATCAG ATCAATTATTAGAAAAGAAGGAGGGTTTCCCAGGCCTTTGTTAGATCTCAGCCGTCAGAATTTCGCAAAACTAATGGATCGAGCAGTGGGTTTCACTCTGAACCCGCCATTCGATCCATATGCAAACTCACTTAATTATCTCTTGGCAACCTACACCATCCCTTATGTGGGATTAGTAGGTTATGTTGGCACAATTCCATACCTTAAAAACATGACATCTTGCAGA TTGGCTGCATCACTTTTGGGGGTTGAGAGTGGACAAGATTCGGTCACACGTACATGTCTCTATCAGAGAGCCTTTGAGAAGGTGCAGCCCTATAACATCACAGTGGCTGATTTTACAAACCGTATTTCTATGCTTAGGAACGATCTTGCAATGTGTGGGATCAAAGATGAAGGCATCATAGTGCCGGAGAAGCTTGGGGCGGAGAATCGGACGTCCAGTAACATCATATCAGCCGATCCTAACTCGCTTTCGTATGCAAGGACACCGCCGGAGATATTGAGGATTGTATATGCAAGTGGCAATGAATCACTGCCGGGCGGATTTTACCCTAAAGGTGCAAATGGGAATATTGCAAGGCGCTTCTTGAAGATTAATTAA
- the LOC112173023 gene encoding bifunctional protein FolD 2: MALQSDHQAKIIDGKAIAQTIRSEIAEEVRHLCQKYGKVPGLAVVIVGSRKDSQSYVSMKRKACTEVGIKSVDIDLPENVSLDDLIAKVHELNANRDVHGILVQLPLPRHINEEKVLSEISIEKDVDGFHPLNIGKLAMKGREPLFLPCTPKGCLELLSRSGISIKGKKAVVVGRSNIVGLPVSLLLLKANATVTVVHSNTPDPESIIREADIVIAAAGQAMMIKGSWIKPGAAIIDVGTNAVDDSSRKSGYRLVGDVHFQEACKVAGWITPVPGGVGPMTVAMLLKNTLDGAKRVIAQ; this comes from the exons ATGGCGTTGCAATCAGATCACCAGGCTAAGATAATTGACGGCAAAGCCATAGCACAGACCATCCGATCTGAAATTGCTGAGGAAGTTCGCCATCTCTGTCAGAAATATGGCAAG GTCCCTGGACTGGCAGTAGTGATTGTGGGGAGCAGGAAGGACTCCCAGAGCTATGTCAGCATGAAGCGAAAGGCATGCACTGAAGTTGGCATTAAATCTGTCGACATAGATCTCCCTGAGAATGTGTCCCTAGATGATCTCATAGCCAAAGTTCACGAATTAAATGCGAATCGTGATGTACATG GCATACTTGTTCAGCTTCCATTGCCAAGGCATATTAATGAAGAGAAAGTGTTAAGTGAAATCAGCATCGAGAAGGATGTAGATGGGTTTCATCCTCTCAACATCGGCAAACTTGCAATGAAAGGCAGGGAACCTTTATTCCTCCCTTGCACTCCCAAG GGCTGTCTTGAACTTCTATCACGGAGTGGTATAAGCATAAAGGGAAAGAAGGCAGTTGTGGTGGGAAGAAGTAACATAGTTGGATTGCCAGTTTCATTGCTGCTTTTGAAAGCCAATGCTACTGTTACCGTGGTTCATTCCAACACTCCTGATCCAGAGAGTATCATTCGTGAAGCGGACATTGTTATTGCTGCAGCAGGACAGGCAATGATG ATCAAGGGTAGTTGGATAAAACCAGGTGCTGCAATTATAGATGTTGGCACAAATGCTGTAGATGACTCCAGTAGAAAGTCGGGTTATAGATTGGTAGGGGATGTACATTTCCAGGAAGCATGTAAGGTAGCTGGATGGATAACTCCGGTTCCTGGTGGAGTTGGCCCGATGACTGTTGCAATGCTTCTCAAGAACACATTGGATGGTGCTAAGCGAGTGATTGCGCAGTGA